The following proteins come from a genomic window of Tepidiforma thermophila:
- the topA gene encoding type I DNA topoisomerase: protein MATATATRRRRKTEAEAPAPAGGSEATPARERKGPRYLVVVESPTKARTLQSILGSEYEVIASLGHVRDLPTYGYGVENVEQLDFRPKYVVVKDRNSRVDKAEVIKEIAEAAKRAERVFLSTDPDREGEAIAWHIKEAAGIPDEKVTRVVFHEITRPAIEAAFAEALGQAPASAEHSRREPGKLDMHLVDAQQARRVLDRLIGYPLTWFVQKKVSRGASAGRVQSVALGLIVKREREIQSFVPVEYWTIDAEVAKEGRGFTAGLVAFEGMPKGAKIRPEFGPAGPAIPDEATANRLVEGFRRATFTVEAVKQGQRKVAPAPPFTTSTFQQAAVNRLGMSTARAMSVAQELYEGVNGMPGLITYMRTDSVAVSPVAQQQARAFIREAWGADFVPEKPRVYRTRARGAQEAHEAIRPTNPALRPEELRRSLSPEQLKVYDLIWRRFLASQMTDAVYKTVTVEIAAKAEGAPAGTFRATASTLVFEGHLKVYGAEAAEADESGEQVVDALPELTAGEALERRGVEAKRHETQPPPRYTEASLVRALEELGIGRPSTYASIVQTVLKREYVRKEGRQLVPQELGFIVHDLLEQHMKKYVDVPFTGEMEEELDEVASGERDWMEVLREFWPEFKAELERAEAEAEKEQQQTDIPCEGCGQANLVIKWGRNGKFFGCPRYPECTFTLPMGPDGKPVKASAPEEIPYRCPKDGGKLLKKTGRFGAYIECENRAGGSCDFRAGVPVGVPCPEEPETGQLVEKSSRRGTFYACWNYPNCSYTTNSLEPGKMTPPRPPEVREEANRKLLERSARGKAAFAKRRANAAARKAS from the coding sequence GTGGCGACAGCGACAGCAACGCGACGGCGGCGGAAGACGGAAGCGGAGGCACCGGCCCCGGCAGGCGGGAGCGAGGCGACGCCCGCGCGCGAGCGGAAAGGGCCGCGCTACCTGGTAGTGGTGGAGTCCCCGACGAAGGCGCGCACGCTCCAGAGCATCCTCGGCAGCGAGTACGAGGTGATTGCATCGCTCGGGCACGTGCGCGACCTGCCGACCTACGGCTACGGGGTGGAGAACGTTGAGCAGCTGGACTTCCGCCCGAAGTACGTGGTGGTGAAGGACCGCAACTCGCGGGTCGATAAGGCGGAGGTTATCAAGGAGATTGCGGAGGCGGCGAAGCGGGCGGAACGGGTCTTCCTCAGCACGGATCCCGACCGGGAGGGCGAGGCGATCGCCTGGCACATCAAAGAGGCGGCGGGCATCCCGGATGAGAAGGTGACCCGGGTGGTGTTCCATGAGATTACGCGCCCGGCGATCGAGGCGGCATTTGCGGAGGCGCTGGGACAGGCGCCGGCTTCGGCGGAGCACAGCCGGCGGGAGCCCGGGAAGCTCGATATGCACCTCGTCGACGCGCAGCAGGCGCGGCGGGTGCTGGACCGGCTGATCGGCTACCCGCTGACGTGGTTCGTGCAGAAGAAGGTGAGCCGGGGCGCGAGCGCAGGGCGGGTGCAGAGCGTGGCGCTCGGGCTGATCGTGAAGCGGGAGCGGGAGATCCAGTCGTTTGTGCCGGTGGAGTACTGGACGATCGACGCGGAGGTTGCGAAGGAGGGCCGGGGATTCACGGCCGGGCTGGTGGCCTTTGAGGGGATGCCGAAGGGCGCAAAGATCCGGCCGGAGTTCGGCCCGGCCGGGCCGGCAATCCCGGATGAGGCGACGGCGAACCGGCTGGTGGAGGGGTTCCGCCGGGCGACCTTTACGGTTGAGGCGGTCAAGCAGGGGCAGCGGAAGGTGGCGCCGGCACCGCCGTTCACAACCAGCACCTTCCAGCAGGCGGCCGTGAACCGGCTGGGGATGAGCACGGCGCGGGCGATGAGCGTGGCGCAGGAGCTGTACGAAGGCGTCAACGGGATGCCCGGCCTGATTACGTACATGCGCACCGATTCGGTGGCGGTTTCACCGGTGGCCCAGCAGCAGGCGCGGGCGTTTATCCGGGAGGCGTGGGGCGCGGACTTCGTGCCGGAAAAGCCGCGGGTGTACCGGACCCGGGCGCGCGGGGCGCAGGAAGCGCATGAGGCGATCCGGCCGACGAACCCGGCGCTGCGACCGGAGGAGCTGCGGCGGTCGCTCAGCCCGGAGCAGCTGAAGGTGTACGACCTCATCTGGCGGCGGTTCCTGGCCAGCCAGATGACCGATGCGGTCTACAAAACGGTCACGGTTGAGATTGCGGCGAAGGCCGAGGGTGCGCCCGCCGGGACGTTCCGGGCAACTGCGAGCACGCTGGTGTTCGAAGGTCATCTGAAGGTCTACGGGGCGGAGGCGGCCGAAGCGGACGAGAGCGGCGAGCAGGTGGTGGATGCCCTGCCGGAGCTGACCGCTGGCGAAGCGCTGGAGCGGCGGGGTGTGGAGGCGAAGCGGCATGAGACCCAGCCGCCGCCCCGCTACACGGAGGCGTCGCTGGTGCGCGCCCTGGAGGAGCTGGGCATCGGGCGGCCGAGCACATATGCAAGCATCGTCCAGACGGTGCTCAAGCGGGAGTACGTGCGGAAGGAGGGGCGCCAGCTGGTGCCGCAGGAGCTGGGCTTCATCGTGCACGACCTGCTCGAGCAGCACATGAAGAAGTATGTGGACGTGCCGTTCACGGGCGAGATGGAGGAGGAGCTCGACGAGGTTGCCTCGGGCGAGCGGGACTGGATGGAGGTGCTGCGCGAGTTCTGGCCGGAGTTCAAGGCAGAACTGGAGCGGGCGGAGGCCGAGGCGGAGAAGGAGCAGCAGCAGACCGACATCCCCTGCGAGGGATGCGGGCAGGCGAACCTCGTGATCAAGTGGGGCCGGAACGGGAAGTTCTTCGGGTGCCCGCGCTACCCGGAGTGCACGTTCACGCTGCCGATGGGCCCCGACGGCAAGCCGGTGAAGGCGAGCGCGCCGGAGGAGATCCCTTACCGGTGCCCGAAGGACGGCGGCAAGCTGCTCAAGAAGACGGGCCGGTTCGGCGCCTACATCGAGTGTGAGAACCGGGCGGGCGGTTCGTGCGACTTCCGGGCGGGGGTGCCGGTCGGGGTGCCGTGCCCGGAAGAGCCGGAGACAGGGCAGCTGGTGGAGAAGAGCTCGCGGCGGGGGACGTTCTATGCGTGCTGGAACTACCCGAACTGCAGCTACACGACGAACAGCCTCGAGCCGGGGAAGATGACCCCGCCACGACCGCCGGAGGTCCGGGAAGAGGCGAACCGGAAGCTGCTGGAGCGGAGCGCGCGGGGCAAAGCGGCCTTCGCAAAGCGCCGCGCCAATGCGGCGGCCCGCAAGGCGAGCTGA
- a CDS encoding tyrosine recombinase: MPTPAPHKTAEAFLEAYLRELGAVAGRSAYTIRNYRNDIGAFLRWCRERELEPLAISRQVFREYLGELKEAGMAAASLTRRTSTVHGFYRYLQREGATERDLLHGLAMPKRPRRLPKVLDPGALDRLLTAPDVETPQGLRDRAMMELLYGGGLRISELVALDVGQVNLGEGTAIVHGKGAKERLVLFGEPAMLALERYLAEGRPALAAGAKRGQGCPALFLNRFGGRLTARSVQGLVRRYAVAAGIPADVHPHLLRHSFATHLLDGGADLRIVQELLGHASAATTQIYTHVSRQLQAELTRSAWERLAEESLESGRQRRRKAAGMG; encoded by the coding sequence ATGCCAACTCCGGCCCCGCATAAGACGGCCGAAGCGTTCCTCGAGGCGTACCTGCGCGAACTGGGCGCGGTGGCCGGCCGGTCGGCGTACACCATCCGGAACTACCGGAACGACATCGGCGCGTTCCTGCGGTGGTGCCGGGAGCGGGAACTCGAGCCGCTGGCGATTTCGCGGCAGGTGTTCCGGGAGTACCTCGGCGAGCTGAAGGAGGCCGGGATGGCGGCGGCCTCGCTGACCCGGCGGACGAGCACGGTGCACGGGTTCTACCGCTACCTGCAGCGGGAAGGTGCGACGGAGCGGGACCTGCTCCACGGGCTGGCGATGCCGAAGCGGCCGCGGCGGCTTCCGAAGGTGCTGGACCCGGGGGCGCTGGACCGGCTGCTCACGGCGCCGGACGTGGAGACGCCGCAGGGACTGCGCGACCGGGCGATGATGGAGCTGCTGTACGGGGGCGGGCTGCGCATTTCGGAGCTTGTGGCGCTCGATGTCGGGCAGGTGAACCTCGGGGAGGGGACGGCGATCGTCCACGGCAAGGGCGCGAAGGAGCGGCTTGTGCTCTTCGGGGAGCCGGCGATGCTGGCGCTGGAGCGGTACCTTGCCGAAGGACGGCCCGCGCTCGCCGCGGGAGCGAAACGCGGGCAGGGGTGCCCGGCGCTGTTTCTCAACCGGTTCGGCGGGAGGCTGACCGCCCGCTCGGTGCAGGGACTGGTACGGAGATACGCCGTTGCGGCGGGCATCCCGGCGGATGTGCATCCTCACCTGCTTCGGCACTCATTCGCGACCCATCTGCTGGACGGCGGGGCGGACCTGCGGATCGTGCAGGAACTGCTCGGGCATGCATCGGCGGCGACAACCCAGATTTACACCCACGTGAGCCGGCAGCTCCAGGCGGAGCTGACCCGCTCGGCGTGGGAGCGGCTTGCGGAGGAAAGCCTCGAATCCGGGAGGCAGCGGCGGCGGAAGGCAGCGGGGATGGGGTGA
- the aroQ gene encoding type II 3-dehydroquinate dehydratase gives MYLLLAHGPNLNLLGERKPEVYGTTTLADIEAEVAGVANGRGAAVLCFQSNHEGALIDALHSYRRVVDGVVLNAGAWTHTSVALRDAIEAIQLPVVEVHLSNTHRREAFRHRSLIAGVCIGQVTGLGRDGYRVATNLLLDYLEGRP, from the coding sequence ATGTACCTCCTCCTCGCCCACGGCCCGAACCTGAACCTGCTCGGCGAGCGAAAGCCGGAGGTGTACGGCACGACGACGCTGGCGGACATCGAAGCGGAGGTTGCCGGCGTGGCGAATGGCCGCGGCGCGGCGGTCCTCTGCTTCCAGTCGAACCACGAAGGGGCGCTGATCGACGCGCTCCACAGCTACCGCCGGGTCGTCGACGGGGTGGTGCTGAACGCCGGGGCCTGGACCCATACGTCGGTCGCCCTGCGGGATGCCATCGAGGCGATCCAGCTGCCGGTGGTGGAGGTGCACCTTTCGAACACGCACCGGCGGGAGGCCTTCCGGCACCGGTCGCTCATCGCCGGGGTGTGCATCGGGCAGGTGACCGGGCTGGGACGCGACGGGTACCGGGTCGCCACGAATCTCCTGCTGGACTACCTCGAGGGGCGGCCGTGA
- a CDS encoding M24 family metallopeptidase, whose translation MTGRLERLRALLEREGLDGLLISAPGEEGPGWESRAYLSGFTGSAGVLLVTRWAAVLAVDSRYWEQAEQETAGRGVRVLRAQGPRQGWLRELVGEAGAAGKRIGVSPRDLTYAAFLGLTEMLEALPPGDRPELVPAFGLVEELRRVKDREELALLEAAIGIADRAFARLASELEPGMTEDEAAARFERYVREEGGSGVSFPSIVAGGPWSALPHAQPRREPFASGTPIVIDVGARYRGYCSDLTRTVVLGEPDARFREVYEVVRAAQAAAIAGVEPGMRGADAQELAHRVIREAGYGEQFGHGLGHGVGLAVHEDPYLGPSSDHVLEEGMVFTIEPGIYLPGWGGVRIEDIVVLEDGRARVLSHAPKLNLEGD comes from the coding sequence GTGACGGGGCGGCTGGAGCGACTCCGGGCGCTGCTGGAACGGGAAGGGCTCGACGGGCTCCTGATTTCTGCGCCGGGCGAGGAAGGGCCGGGCTGGGAATCGCGGGCGTACCTGAGCGGATTCACGGGATCGGCGGGGGTGCTGCTGGTGACCCGCTGGGCAGCGGTGCTGGCGGTGGATTCGCGCTACTGGGAGCAGGCCGAGCAGGAGACTGCCGGGCGTGGCGTGCGGGTGCTGCGGGCGCAGGGTCCGCGGCAGGGCTGGCTCCGGGAGCTGGTTGGGGAGGCCGGGGCGGCGGGGAAGCGCATCGGGGTTTCGCCGCGCGACCTGACGTATGCGGCGTTCCTCGGGCTGACGGAGATGCTGGAGGCGCTGCCGCCGGGGGACCGGCCGGAGCTGGTGCCGGCGTTCGGGCTGGTGGAGGAGCTGCGCCGGGTGAAGGACCGGGAGGAGCTGGCGCTGCTGGAGGCGGCCATCGGCATCGCCGATCGGGCGTTTGCGCGGCTTGCCAGCGAGCTGGAGCCGGGGATGACCGAAGACGAGGCGGCTGCGCGGTTCGAGCGGTACGTGCGGGAAGAAGGCGGGAGCGGGGTCTCGTTCCCAAGCATCGTTGCGGGCGGACCGTGGAGTGCACTGCCGCACGCGCAGCCGCGCCGCGAGCCGTTCGCGTCGGGGACGCCGATCGTCATCGACGTTGGGGCGCGGTACCGCGGCTACTGCTCGGACCTGACGCGCACGGTGGTGCTGGGGGAGCCGGATGCGCGATTCCGGGAGGTGTACGAGGTTGTGCGGGCAGCGCAGGCAGCGGCGATCGCGGGGGTCGAGCCGGGGATGCGCGGCGCGGATGCGCAAGAGCTGGCGCACCGCGTGATCCGGGAGGCGGGCTACGGCGAGCAGTTCGGGCATGGGCTCGGGCACGGCGTCGGGCTGGCGGTGCACGAAGACCCGTATCTTGGTCCGTCATCGGACCATGTTCTCGAAGAGGGAATGGTGTTTACCATTGAACCCGGCATCTACCTGCCCGGCTGGGGCGGGGTGCGCATCGAAGATATCGTCGTGCTCGAGGATGGCCGCGCGCGCGTCCTGAGCCACGCACCGAAACTGAACCTTGAGGGGGACTGA
- the efp gene encoding elongation factor P — translation MISTGELKKGATIELDGKLYSILDYAHIKMGRGSAQVRIKFRDVRSGAIIEQTFQAGTKFQRARVERREMQYLYNDGEFFYFMNTETFEQIPVAADKVGDAAKYLKENDTCELVLYGDEVIGVELPITVELLVTDTEPGFKGDTATGGTKPATLETGLVVQVPLFVEPGTKIRVNTETGQYIERVQ, via the coding sequence ATGATTTCGACAGGGGAGCTGAAGAAGGGCGCGACCATCGAGCTCGACGGGAAGCTGTATTCGATCCTGGACTACGCGCACATCAAGATGGGGCGCGGGTCGGCGCAGGTGCGCATTAAGTTCCGGGACGTGCGGAGCGGGGCGATCATCGAGCAGACGTTCCAGGCGGGGACGAAGTTCCAGCGGGCGCGGGTCGAGCGCCGGGAGATGCAGTACCTGTACAACGACGGCGAGTTCTTCTACTTCATGAACACCGAGACGTTTGAGCAGATCCCGGTGGCGGCCGACAAGGTTGGGGACGCGGCGAAGTACCTGAAGGAGAACGACACCTGCGAGCTGGTGCTCTACGGCGACGAGGTGATCGGGGTGGAGCTGCCGATCACGGTGGAGCTGCTGGTGACCGACACGGAGCCGGGCTTCAAGGGGGACACGGCGACGGGCGGCACGAAGCCGGCGACGCTGGAGACCGGCCTGGTGGTTCAGGTCCCGCTGTTCGTGGAGCCAGGGACGAAGATCCGGGTGAACACGGAGACCGGGCAGTACATCGAGCGGGTGCAGTAG
- the xseA gene encoding exodeoxyribonuclease VII large subunit, with translation MGPTDQVLPVSAVVSFLREYVEASELLSDLWITGEVSNYSQSQLGHRYFTLRDAKAAIRCVMFRDRMPRGFQLQDGDRIIAHGRITVYIQRGELQFDCDFARPEGVGALAAKLEELRLRLEAEGLFDPARKRPLPRFPMRIGLVTSPGGAALHDVQFVLRKRWPLATLVFAPAMVQGELAPGQVVAALRRLAAEPDLDVILVVRGGGASEDLHAFNDERVARAIYASPYPVVTGVGHETDVTIADLVADVRAATPSAAAERATPDIVAVRRNLEVLDRAMASAVRQTAAGLAADVEAAAGRLRRSAPRVAELQAAVQALARDMEGCIERQLQRERARFETMAARLAALDPMATLRRGFAIVQREGGRQPVVSSVRGVRAGDRLRVAVSDGAFWTEVR, from the coding sequence ATGGGACCGACTGACCAGGTACTGCCAGTTTCGGCAGTCGTGAGCTTCCTGCGGGAGTACGTGGAAGCCAGCGAGCTGCTCTCCGACCTCTGGATCACCGGCGAGGTTTCGAACTATTCGCAGAGCCAGCTGGGGCACCGGTATTTCACGCTGCGTGACGCGAAGGCGGCGATCCGGTGCGTGATGTTCCGAGACCGGATGCCGCGGGGCTTCCAGCTGCAGGACGGCGACCGGATCATCGCGCACGGCCGGATCACGGTGTACATCCAGCGGGGCGAGCTGCAGTTCGATTGCGATTTCGCCCGGCCGGAGGGAGTGGGGGCGCTGGCGGCGAAGCTGGAGGAGCTGCGGCTCCGGCTGGAAGCCGAGGGGCTGTTCGACCCGGCGCGGAAGCGGCCGCTGCCGCGGTTTCCGATGCGGATCGGGCTCGTGACCTCGCCGGGGGGTGCGGCGCTGCACGATGTGCAGTTTGTGCTGCGCAAACGGTGGCCGCTGGCGACGCTGGTGTTCGCCCCGGCGATGGTCCAGGGCGAGCTGGCGCCCGGGCAGGTCGTCGCCGCGCTGCGGCGGCTGGCCGCCGAACCGGACCTGGACGTAATTCTCGTGGTGCGGGGCGGCGGCGCATCGGAGGACCTGCACGCCTTCAACGACGAGCGGGTGGCGCGGGCGATCTACGCGTCACCGTACCCGGTGGTGACGGGCGTCGGGCACGAAACCGACGTGACGATTGCGGACCTCGTTGCGGACGTGCGGGCAGCGACGCCGAGCGCAGCAGCCGAACGGGCCACGCCGGACATCGTGGCGGTGCGGCGAAACCTGGAGGTGCTCGACCGGGCGATGGCCTCGGCGGTGCGGCAGACGGCGGCGGGGCTGGCGGCCGACGTCGAGGCCGCGGCCGGGCGGCTGCGGCGGAGCGCACCCCGCGTCGCGGAGCTCCAGGCTGCTGTCCAGGCGCTGGCGCGGGACATGGAGGGCTGCATCGAGCGGCAGCTCCAGCGGGAGCGGGCGCGGTTCGAGACGATGGCGGCCCGGCTGGCAGCGCTCGACCCGATGGCGACGCTCCGGCGGGGGTTTGCGATTGTGCAGCGCGAGGGCGGCCGGCAGCCGGTGGTCTCGTCGGTGCGGGGAGTCCGCGCGGGCGACCGGCTGCGGGTCGCGGTGAGCGACGGGGCATTCTGGACGGAGGTGCGGTGA
- the xseB gene encoding exodeoxyribonuclease VII small subunit, with protein sequence MPSEASESFEALYAQLEEHARRLEQGNLPLEESLKLYEEGAALVDRLRALLEGAELKLQHIQQRLEADEGRLMEIEEDYEADGDDVEF encoded by the coding sequence ATGCCGAGCGAGGCGAGCGAGAGCTTCGAGGCGCTGTATGCGCAGCTCGAGGAGCACGCGCGGCGGCTGGAACAGGGGAACCTGCCGCTGGAGGAGTCGCTGAAGCTGTACGAAGAGGGCGCGGCGCTGGTGGACCGGCTGCGGGCGCTGCTCGAGGGTGCGGAGCTGAAGCTGCAGCATATCCAGCAGCGGCTGGAGGCGGACGAGGGCAGGCTGATGGAGATCGAGGAGGACTACGAGGCGGACGGCGACGATGTCGAGTTCTGA
- a CDS encoding formyltransferase family protein has product MSSSDRLRIAWLTSGRGPGSYGALAYLFDAIGRGLPVNVAVVFVNRARGEAEPTDRLIAMAEAHGAPVELLSSVAFRKERGGKVGRPGEPLQPWRYEYDAEVARRLSRYRFDLGVMFGYMLIATEPLYGRFTFLNDHPALPDGPVGTYQEVIAELIRSGAEESGCMMNVVTGDVDRGPAVSFCRYAIRDAANAALWAELPPERAAGMALEAVMATPLYADIRARGVARERPFLVETLRAIAEGRLAVPPPEPVDLTAEVERALAAEPSAVY; this is encoded by the coding sequence ATGTCGAGTTCTGACCGGCTGCGGATCGCCTGGCTGACGTCCGGGCGCGGCCCCGGCTCGTACGGGGCGCTGGCATACCTGTTCGATGCGATCGGGCGGGGGCTGCCGGTGAACGTGGCGGTCGTCTTCGTGAACCGGGCCAGGGGCGAGGCCGAGCCAACGGATCGGCTCATCGCGATGGCGGAGGCGCATGGGGCGCCGGTGGAGCTGCTCTCCTCGGTGGCGTTCCGGAAGGAGCGCGGCGGAAAGGTCGGGAGGCCGGGCGAACCGCTCCAGCCGTGGCGGTACGAGTACGACGCCGAGGTCGCGCGGCGGCTGTCGCGGTACCGCTTCGACCTCGGAGTGATGTTCGGCTACATGCTCATTGCGACGGAACCGCTCTACGGGCGCTTCACGTTCCTGAACGACCACCCGGCGCTCCCGGACGGGCCGGTGGGGACGTACCAGGAGGTGATTGCCGAACTGATCCGGTCGGGTGCGGAGGAGTCGGGCTGCATGATGAACGTGGTGACGGGCGACGTGGACCGGGGGCCGGCGGTGAGCTTCTGCCGGTACGCCATCCGGGATGCGGCGAACGCGGCGCTCTGGGCAGAGCTTCCGCCGGAGCGGGCCGCAGGGATGGCTCTCGAGGCGGTGATGGCGACCCCGCTCTACGCAGACATCCGGGCGCGCGGGGTTGCGCGCGAACGGCCGTTCCTGGTCGAGACGCTGCGTGCCATCGCGGAGGGTCGGCTGGCGGTGCCCCCGCCGGAACCGGTCGACCTGACGGCGGAGGTCGAGCGGGCGCTCGCGGCGGAGCCCTCGGCCGTATACTGA
- the argH gene encoding argininosuccinate lyase: MSAEGRTWGGRFTGGMHELTREYTAGMDRDLWEFDIAGSIAHARMLGRQGIIPAADADAIIAGLETVREKFRRGEIPWNPELEDIHTHIEAALRDLIGDPAGRLHTARSRNDQVALVNRMAVRALCDDAAAALRELILVICELAERHAADPMPGYTHVQRAQPITLGHHLLAYGEMLLRDRDRFLDCRRRVNVMPLGSGALAGAPYPLDREMVARELGFDAISRNSIDATADRDFVAEFCFACAMTQVHISRLAEEIILWASSEYAFVRLPDAFATGSSIMPQKKNADVAELARGRAGRLIGELTGILATLKGLPLAYNRDLQEDKAYYLAAGRTLIPTLQVFAAMLPALQFDLARMHEAAGQGYALATDIADYLVKKGMPFRQAHAVVGGLVREAESRGCELNELPFEVYRAASPLFEPDVLAITVESALDARDIPGGTAPRRVREAARELRTLVS; the protein is encoded by the coding sequence GTGTCCGCTGAAGGCCGAACCTGGGGCGGCCGCTTCACTGGCGGCATGCACGAACTCACCCGCGAGTACACCGCCGGCATGGACCGCGACCTCTGGGAGTTCGATATCGCCGGCTCCATCGCCCACGCCCGCATGCTTGGGCGCCAGGGCATCATCCCCGCCGCCGATGCCGACGCCATCATCGCCGGCCTCGAAACCGTCCGCGAAAAGTTCCGCCGCGGCGAAATCCCCTGGAATCCAGAACTCGAAGACATCCATACCCACATCGAAGCCGCTCTCCGCGACCTCATCGGCGACCCGGCCGGCCGCCTCCACACCGCCCGCTCCCGCAACGACCAGGTCGCCCTCGTCAACCGCATGGCCGTCCGCGCCCTCTGCGACGACGCCGCTGCCGCGCTCCGTGAGCTCATCCTCGTCATCTGCGAGCTCGCCGAGCGCCACGCCGCCGACCCAATGCCCGGCTACACCCACGTCCAGCGGGCACAGCCCATCACGCTCGGCCACCACCTCCTCGCCTACGGTGAAATGCTCCTCCGCGACCGCGACCGCTTCCTCGATTGCCGCCGCCGGGTCAACGTCATGCCCCTCGGCTCCGGTGCCCTCGCCGGCGCGCCGTATCCCCTCGACCGCGAGATGGTCGCCCGCGAGCTCGGCTTCGACGCCATCTCCCGCAACTCCATCGACGCCACCGCCGACCGCGACTTCGTCGCGGAGTTCTGCTTCGCCTGCGCCATGACGCAGGTCCACATCTCCCGCCTTGCCGAAGAGATCATCCTCTGGGCCAGCAGCGAATACGCCTTCGTCCGCCTCCCCGACGCCTTCGCCACCGGCTCCAGCATCATGCCCCAGAAGAAGAACGCCGATGTCGCCGAGCTCGCCCGCGGCCGCGCCGGCCGCCTCATCGGCGAGCTGACCGGCATCCTCGCCACGCTGAAAGGCCTGCCGCTCGCCTACAACCGCGACCTCCAGGAAGACAAGGCCTACTACCTCGCCGCGGGGCGCACCCTCATTCCCACCCTCCAGGTCTTCGCTGCGATGCTGCCCGCCCTCCAGTTCGACCTCGCCCGCATGCACGAAGCCGCCGGCCAGGGCTACGCCCTCGCAACTGATATCGCAGACTACCTCGTGAAGAAGGGCATGCCCTTCCGCCAGGCCCACGCCGTCGTCGGCGGCCTCGTCCGCGAGGCTGAGTCCCGTGGCTGCGAGCTGAACGAGCTCCCGTTCGAGGTCTACCGGGCCGCCAGCCCGCTCTTCGAGCCCGATGTCCTCGCCATCACCGTCGAATCCGCCCTCGACGCACGGGATATCCCCGGCGGCACCGCCCCGCGCCGCGTCCGCGAAGCCGCGCGCGAACTTCGCACCCTCGTCAGCTGA
- a CDS encoding HAD family hydrolase codes for MPVRAVLFDVGDTLWHAAGAPPPAEFRRRAAERAAAFLRARGLPAADPAALARACWDAIEAAMRAARAGDLIEPDYPRVAADAAAALGVPLDRAAAAEFLDAIYVSGAEGGKVAYPDARPTLKALRERGFRLGIVTNRAFGGERFRADLREAGLDIDWDVIAVSVEVGYLKPHPSLFRAALDALGLAPAEAVMVGNSLAEDIAGAQRLGMPAAWKRSAADADGVVPDFTFDRVSELLDWSLLAEAARVR; via the coding sequence ATGCCAGTCCGTGCGGTCCTCTTCGATGTCGGCGATACCCTCTGGCACGCCGCCGGGGCGCCGCCGCCCGCCGAATTCCGCCGCCGCGCCGCCGAGCGCGCGGCCGCCTTCCTTCGCGCCCGCGGACTCCCTGCAGCCGACCCGGCCGCCCTCGCCCGCGCCTGCTGGGATGCCATAGAAGCCGCCATGCGCGCGGCCCGCGCCGGCGACCTCATCGAACCCGATTACCCCCGGGTCGCCGCTGATGCGGCCGCCGCCCTCGGCGTGCCGCTCGACCGTGCCGCTGCAGCTGAGTTCCTCGACGCCATCTACGTGTCCGGGGCCGAAGGCGGCAAAGTCGCCTACCCCGATGCCCGCCCAACCCTCAAGGCGCTCCGCGAACGCGGCTTCCGCCTCGGTATCGTCACCAACCGCGCCTTCGGCGGTGAACGCTTCCGCGCCGACCTCCGCGAGGCCGGCCTCGATATTGACTGGGACGTCATCGCCGTCTCCGTCGAAGTCGGCTATCTCAAACCCCACCCGAGCCTCTTCCGTGCGGCCCTCGATGCGCTCGGGCTCGCCCCGGCCGAGGCCGTGATGGTCGGCAACTCCCTCGCCGAAGATATCGCCGGGGCCCAGCGCCTCGGCATGCCCGCTGCATGGAAACGCTCCGCCGCCGACGCCGACGGCGTCGTCCCCGACTTCACCTTCGACCGCGTCAGCGAACTGCTCGACTGGTCGCTCCTCGCGGAGGCCGCCCGTGTCCGCTGA